The stretch of DNA CGTATCTCTGGACCGCCTGCTTCTCGAGGTCCCCGTACGGCATTGGGTGCCTGATCGCGACCACGCGCCTCCCCTTGGCCCTCAGGATGTATGCGATGGCCCTCGTTGTCTGGCTCTTACCGGAACCAGTCCTGACGGCGCACACCGCGATGACGGGCACCTTTGACTTTAGGGCCGTCTGGTTCATGCCCATCAGCCGGAAGTCCGCGCCCACAGCGTTGACCAGGGACGCCTTGTTCATCACGTCCACGTGGCTCAGGTCCGAGTAGGCCAGCACGACCTGCTCCGCCCCGAACTTCTTGATGAGCTCGGGCAGGTCCTTCTCCGGATAGATGTCTATGCCCCGCGGATACAGCTTGCCTGCGAGTCTGGCTGGGTATTTCCTGCCCTCGATGTTCGGTATCTGCGTGGCGGTGAACGCCACTACCTCATAGTTGGCGTCGTCGCGGAAGTACACATTGAAGTTGTGGAAGTCCCTTCCGGCGGCACCCATTATTATGACTTTCGCTCGCATGCCCTCACTAACCGCCTCGTAACTGCTGCTATCATATATCCTTTGCTTCTCAACGAGCGAGCTGACTCCCAGTAAGAATCCGAGTCCTTGGCTCAGGGCCTGGATAGTCTGCGTGGCCGCTTGCGCTCGAGTTCGGACAGATGGTCCTTCGTCGTCCTTAGAGACCGCCTGTGATTGACCCTGCGGCTTGCACGACCCATCCGTGTACTTGATCCTGTCCCTGAGCGGTAGGTAGCGCTAGCTTCCTCTTATCCTTTGTAAAGCCACGATGCCTTATGCGTCACCGGTCAGGTGCGATTTCCGAAGGCAGGAACAGGTAAACTTTATTGCTACGGTCGACGTCATAACATCCAATGGAGCAAACGATGCGCCAGTATCGGTCCGACCTGCGAGCTCAACGCCCGATCATCGATCGGAACATGGGGCGACCTGCTCGCTCGTCAAGTCCGCGCACGCTTCGCGTCTTCTTGACCGTGCTCTTCATCATTGCCCTCCTAGGTGCAAGTTCGCTCGTCTTCCCCAAGGTCAC from Candidatus Thermoplasmatota archaeon encodes:
- a CDS encoding GTPase, encoding MRAKVIIMGAAGRDFHNFNVYFRDDANYEVVAFTATQIPNIEGRKYPARLAGKLYPRGIDIYPEKDLPELIKKFGAEQVVLAYSDLSHVDVMNKASLVNAVGADFRLMGMNQTALKSKVPVIAVCAVRTGSGKSQTTRAIAYILRAKGRRVVAIRHPMPYGDLEKQAVQRY